In Theobroma cacao cultivar B97-61/B2 chromosome 7, Criollo_cocoa_genome_V2, whole genome shotgun sequence, the genomic window GCTTCCGAGATCCAACCTAAAACACAGTACACAATCAATCAACTAGAGCCTATGCAGGGTTGAGCCTTTAGTAATGAAGACCATTAAGCTCATCTTTCACAAAAGAACCAGAACCATGGTGACTCGGGCTTAGCTCAGGGATAATGGTATGAATATGAGTAGAGATCGAAACATATTGCTGACCTCTTATaccaaaatggaaaagaaacaaaacagTGAGAATTCATGCTGTTAATTGATTCAACTTTTATTGTTCAGTCACTATCAGAAAATTTGAAGGTACACTcttcacaattttttttacccacttggttttttttttttttccaggcAAATACAAGGAAAGGTTGAGAAGATGGAAGCAATCCAGCAATGTACCTGGGACCATTTACCGTCTCTTAACTAAATTGACAAGTATACAAGGCAAAAACAAAGGCAAAGAGACCAGGTTCAGCGCCTAAAACATCTTGTTACTGAAGAGGTAAGAGCAGATGTGAGAAATTTAAGCCCAGCAGATCCACCAGGGAAGTAAGAAATAGCATAGTATGCAAGTGCAAGAACCTACAAGTTTCACGGAAACGGCAAAACAAACTGATATCAAATTGGATGTTCGCAGGCAGTAAGCTAATTAATATCTCAGATGATAATTTGACAAACCTAACAAATTTAAGGtaaaataatcaaacaaaCATGATAAAGTAATGGATTATTACAGGAAtcatagaaagaaaaagcaagaaGCAAAAGAACAAGGACACAATATACCTGTAATACAGAAAATAGCACAGAAAGAACATAGCTGTGAAGCACCATAGAAACATATATGGTACCCACCATACTTCCAATAAATCCCAACGTAAAAGGAAGCCTCTGCAGAAATGGTGTCATagacaaaagaagaaaagaagaaagcaataCATACAATCAAGTTAGTTGATTGTTACCATTAGTAGCACTCAATTTGTGAACAAATTCAAATCTAAATGTAGCATGAATACCTCTTTTGATGACATGTGGGCACACTGATTCTTTGGGCCTCTTAGAGCAAAGAATGATCCAATGATAAAGCCACATCCAAGGGTAAAGCAGATTGCAAATTTCTGCGGCATCAGCACCATGACTGGAAGAAACATGGTAAAGGCGACGAAAACAAAAAAGACCCCAGTAGCCAGAAGTAAACCAAAATACATAAGTGCTTTTCCGGAAGGGACACTACTTGTGGCAGATTGTAAATTCCCAGGAAGATCTCTCACCCCTTTTGAAACACTGAACCACCAAGAACCAAACAAAAAATGCATTAACAGATGATCTTATGACATGTACCTATCTATTttgtatttaacttttaacAGGAGATTATGCCAATATATATTCTTTCCTCAAtcaatagtatttttttttttcctttcgaTTGATCCTGCACAGTATTCTGATATTGTAGTAGTAAAATAATTGGGTAgtgaaaagagagagagagatagaaaGAAGAGCACCAACTAGTAAACTGGAACTACACATATAGAACAAATTCTACAAAAACCATGATTCAGTTAGCAAACTCGATCCTAGATGATCATAGTGAGATAATAAGATTGAGGCGATCAACTATAAGTGTGGAAATGGAACATTCAAAACTATGATTCATTAATTTGGGCATCATATAACTAGAGTTCTCTCCTGAGCTGAAACATGAATGTCACCCATGGTGACTTAATCTGTAGagcaagaaattaaattgcagCCAGAGAATGAAGCACATATATTCTTCCTTGGTGATTAGAAATCATAATCCACCTATGCATGTCTGGTTCTCTACCAAGCAACAGGTTGCTAGCATTACATTTGGTTACTAGTGCTAGTGATTGCATTGCAGTAGGGCAACAAGGAGAAATAAAATTTCCTGTAGGAGAAAAAGAACCTGAAGAACTGAGGATCTACTAGTAACGGCAATTGAGTTATCCTCAGCTAGAAGCTGATTGGAGCCCCAAAAAGTTTGAGTTTTAACTCCATTCCGTGCAGCAAAGATATTGATGATCAATAGTCAACAAAGCTGCACTTTTGATAGGGACATATTAAGACCAACATTAGATGACACATTAAGACAGCGCCAAGGACAATTCTAAACAGCAGAATCCCAATAACAAAGATACTACACTTCATTTTGTGATTGAATCAACTTAGTTTGCAAATATTCCTCTTCCATTGTTAGTCACATTATTTCCGACCCATAAACTGACACCAATATACTAGTTCTAAAGAAATCTTAACTTTCTACATCTTGCTCAAACCAAAACTCAATTCACGTTAGGTTGTTACATGCTTTGATACCCCACTTGGTTCTACAACATTATGGCGAATAAAACCAGAACCAAAGGATTTTATCATCTGAAAGATCTAAAGATACCAAATTATTTCTTCCTAACCCATATGATCTAAGCCACACCTCTACGTATCTTCAATTCTTCTACTTGAATCTAATCTCTCTTGTCCACTAGGCATCTTAATGCTTGAGTTTGATATAACCACCCATCGAAGCCATCCTCCTTTTATTCTAAAAGCAACTAATGCCACAAAGCCTATGGTTTTGAGTTTTGACATATATACAGTCAACAGAACAGAGAAAATTTCTCGGACCAAGGGCTTGAAAATACACACTATGTAAGTTCACTTCCACATATCTGCTATGCAAACATAATAACAAATGACTATTACGAAATCATATGTATATTGAAGCTCTTCAAACTACAATCCTCAAACTGAATATACATTGCCAAACTAATTAACATTTGCTAGATGCTTGTAAATCAAAATGCATGCTCATTTATCCTACTCAGGTTCATCAACACACATAAACTACACCAAGAAATATGCAAAGTCAAACTCACCCAGAATTTAAATGACACCAAGATCCTAAATCctaaaatcaaattgccaACAAATCAACAAATAACCAGCAGTCAACAACCAATTTCACTTACATTCATATGTACTAATGCAAGTTTTATCGCCAAATTAACACACTTCAACCTCAAAATCCTAAAGCCCTAACCATAATCCAATTCACAAAGTAAAACACAAAATCACATAAAGACAATGCTCATAAAAGAATCAAATCTcattatcaaattaacaataataaaCGTAAAAACACATCAAAGATCGATGCTTTTGCGCATTTCCGAGATCAAAAAGAAGTGTGTGATGATGGCTTACACATTGAAGGTACCAGAGACAGTGTCATTCGCAGACCTCACAGCAGACTCAAGATCGAACCCAAACCCAGTTGCAATGCTCTCATCTGCTTCTCTTGAAGCTGCATATGAGTTCCAATCTGCTAAAAGAGAAGACCCTTCTTTTACCTGCTCGCCATCCCCACTACTGCTCCCTGAGAACCAAGCTTGCATTTTTTCTGtttgtttttggtttcttgggggaaaaaacaaaagaaacagCTCTAAAGGTTTCACCTTTTTGTTGGATTTCCTTTCTGGATTACTCAAGGCCTAGGAATGGTGAGGTTGCTGTGAGAGAATAACTGTCCCGGAAGAGAGAACTTAGGAAATAAGTAAAGATGATGTGTTTCTGTTTCTTCTCTGTAGTTTGACAAGGTAACGGTGTCGTTTCAAGTTGGGAGTCTATTAAAAAATGGAATAGTATTTATTACTATTTCAAATCAATACGTTTCCTCATTATCCCATTAAAAAGGTGAGGAAATGGTGGATTCATTTGttgttttcatgttttttgATTGAAAAAGTATAATCACAAGCTTAAAATGAatccttttgtttttgcaatGACAAGTTTCTGCTAAAGAAGTTCTTCAGCAGCCTTAGTTTATGTTGGAAAATGAGGAACTTCACTTCTTCAGCTTTGCACTACCATTTCTGCCATCaacaaaacaagcttccataGCTGCAGTTGATGCGAGACTCTGATAAATGTATGTCTGGCTTGCAGTACATTGACAAATCTCTGGTTTTGATAGTTTTGCCACCATCTTCTTCATTTGTTCTTCTAAGGAAAGACAAACCCCGGCTTCACCCGGATTACATGGGAGGACAATGGAAGTACCCTTTGATCAAATCCTTCCACCTGGATTCAAACTTGCATGGCATGGAttcatttcttcttctgaAGACCAACAACCTGGTTTTGATATCTGCTACAGAGTTTCTCCCTGTTTAAaatgtttcatttttcatgagAGGGCAATGGGAGTACCCATTGATCGAATACTTTTACCCGGATTCAAACTTGCATGGCATGGATTCACTTCTTCTAAAGAGCAACAACTGGTTTTGACATCTGCTAGACGGCTTCtccatgtttaaaaatgtttaaatttgcATGGGAGGACAATGGGAGTACCCTTTGATCAATTACATTCACCCGGATTCAAGCTTGCATGGCATATGGATTCAAACTCTCACTGTTTAATTAGCATGGCAGTTTCTCATAATCTCAGTGATGGAATGACATGTAATCTGTTGAATGTTTTTAAGAGAACATGTCTTGGGAGGCTCAAAAAAGAGCcagaaaattacaaaaaccaatattccatgaattataatattttcagGAGCTGCACCTCAAAGATCAAAGGTTCTTTTGCATGAGACAAGAGGCTACGTCGAGGACCAAACTGCAATCAAACAAACAACAAATGTAACAAAAGAAGTTGACTTCATGGGGAAACTGCTTTACTGAAAACTTGATTCTGAAACAGAATGAATGAATCAGGAGGAAATAACACGCCCGGAAAACAGAAAAGAACTATTTAAGAGAGCTTGAGAGTGAAACCTCGTCAGGAATTGGTTTCAGGTTTTCATTTATGTATCCCAAGGAAGGAGGTATTAGTGCTCTTCTCTTTCCTGCAAAAAAAAGTACAAACAAGTGGAAATGGGGGTCAGTAAGTTCGCACTTTCCTTGAAGTGCAAACATAAGATGAATGTACATGGATTATAGCAACCATAGTTGCCTCGAATGATGTTGGCAATTCCATATCAATGCCAGCATGCACAAGAATATGGCTTTCATAGTTGCAGGACACAGGGATAATGATCAGGAATCTACAAATAAGTggaaaacagaaaaagaaatccGCAGAAACAGATATCGGAGTTAAGAAATGCATAGCCCCAGGGTGGTACTCCAACCCTCATGCCTGTCAAGACATCCTTCAAGCCCCTTATAATCTGTCAAACGAGGAAACCAATTTAAGAATACTTGAAGATAAAAATGGTGTGATCCCAGAGTTTTGATGAACATTTAAGTTTAAATGGTGCAGAAAGAATGGAGACTCTCTTCCACAAGTGAAACTGAAGAGGTTCTTGGCAATAATGAGTAATTAATCCAGGGAGAAAACCATAATCGCATTATTGACAGAATGGAGATGGCAACAACACAAATCGTGGCAGTTGTGTTTTTTAGATCAATCGAAAAGGTAACAGGAACATACCTGGTTCTCATCCAAAGGAAGGGTGACAGGAGAGCTTTCTCCACTGAACTGATCCACAGTGCTGTATTGAATTGCAGTGACAGTTCATAAAAGCAATCCACAGAATGGAGGAAGGTCAGATAGGACCATATAGAACCAAAAATATAGTGATTTGAACTATTAAAGTGGtgataaaagaaatttcaCATCAGTTAATTGATGGAAATCAAGAGCTAAGTTCAAGAATCCAGTGTATAAGAATTACCTGTGAACAAAATATCCATTTGCTCGTCGGCATACATAGTTCAATTGTACAAAATCTCCATCATGAGCTTCTGGTCCCTCCCCTTCAATGATTTCTAGGAAGAAAATCTCAGAAATTAAGTATGGAAGTTATGATTGGGAGAGAAAAGTTTAGGACCAAGCATGCTAATATCTGTTGACATCTGTTCATCAGACATATTACAGAGTAGAACAAGCATGCTAATTTTGTGTTAGAACACTTGTAAGAGCGTTGTAGAGTAATTCTTGTTTATCTGATATAAACGTCACTGTCATGAAAGATTACTTTAACCCCCACCACATGAAATGATTGAGATAAAGACAATGATGAACCCCTGCTGGATCAAAGTTTCACCTGAGTGATCAAAGTTTACTATGCTATTGCTTTAATACCGTTCTCAATAAGGGAGAAATAAAGAACAGATGGCTGTAGAAAGCTTCAGGAAATTATACCTTGAATTCTCACCCCACTGGAAAGCTTCAATGTCCTGGACACTTCAAATCCAAAAAATAACAATCTTCTTATGAGAACTGATATGAAAATCACCAAATAACTGAATAAGATATTACAAAGGGCTAGCAAGATAGTAATCCAAGACATACAACAAATTTACCGAATTACTTCAGGTTCCTTCATCTCTTGCATTGGGGCAGCAACAACAGGATTAATG contains:
- the LOC18593227 gene encoding protein transport protein SFT2, translating into MQAWFSGSSSGDGEQVKEGSSLLADWNSYAASREADESIATGFGFDLESAVRSANDTVSGTFNVVSKGVRDLPGNLQSATSSVPSGKALMYFGLLLATGVFFVFVAFTMFLPVMVLMPQKFAICFTLGCGFIIGSFFALRGPKNQCAHMSSKERLPFTLGFIGSMVGTIYVSMVLHSYVLSVLFSVLQVLALAYYAISYFPGGSAGLKFLTSALTSSVTRCFRR
- the LOC18593229 gene encoding peptidyl-prolyl cis-trans isomerase FKBP16-1, chloroplastic isoform X1; translated protein: MEVASSITIEKNNFHLTRMRALPFQTLAQLPCAFSLPASKRPNDVMDKHLHNRHPSITVKSLPRRVFLQLMGIGPMSLGINPVVAAPMQEMKEPEVIRTLKLSSGVRIQEIIEGEGPEAHDGDFVQLNYVCRRANGYFVHSTVDQFSGESSPVTLPLDENQIIRGLKDVLTGMRVGGKRRALIPPSLGYINENLKPIPDEFGPRRSLLSHAKEPLIFEVQLLKIL
- the LOC18593229 gene encoding peptidyl-prolyl cis-trans isomerase FKBP16-1, chloroplastic isoform X2 gives rise to the protein MEVASSITIEKNNFHLTRMRALPFQTLAQLPCAFSLPASKRPNDVMDKHLHNRHPSITVKSLPRRVFLQLMGIGPMSLGINPVVAAPMQEMKEPEVIRTLKLSSGVRIQGEGPEAHDGDFVQLNYVCRRANGYFVHSTVDQFSGESSPVTLPLDENQIIRGLKDVLTGMRVGGKRRALIPPSLGYINENLKPIPDEFGPRRSLLSHAKEPLIFEVQLLKIL
- the LOC18593229 gene encoding peptidyl-prolyl cis-trans isomerase FKBP16-1, chloroplastic isoform X3, translated to MFLVRYPPQIHISTNARTCKRPNDVMDKHLHNRHPSITVKSLPRRVFLQLMGIGPMSLGINPVVAAPMQEMKEPEVIRTLKLSSGVRIQEIIEGEGPEAHDGDFVQLNYVCRRANGYFVHSTVDQFSGESSPVTLPLDENQIIRGLKDVLTGMRVGGKRRALIPPSLGYINENLKPIPDEFGPRRSLLSHAKEPLIFEVQLLKIL